From Solwaraspora sp. WMMD1047, the proteins below share one genomic window:
- a CDS encoding SDR family oxidoreductase has protein sequence MTSVAIVTGASSGIGAATARRLAADGFHVLAAARRADRLAELVESITAAGGQATAAVCDVTSDDSVAELAERAGTLAGPVALLVNNAGGARGLDPIESGDVADWQWMYDVNVLGTLRVTRALLPALESSGAGTVVMVSSTAGLIVYEGGGGYAAAKHAQTALTETLRLELCGRPVRVIEIDPGMVKTDEFGLVRFDGDAERAAAVYAGVAEPLVAEDVADCIAWCATRPQHVNVDRLVVRPLAQAAQHKVHRVSDPAATG, from the coding sequence ATGACCTCCGTCGCGATCGTCACCGGCGCCTCCAGCGGAATCGGCGCGGCCACCGCCCGGCGGTTGGCCGCCGACGGCTTCCATGTCCTCGCCGCCGCCCGGCGGGCCGACCGGCTGGCCGAGCTGGTCGAGTCGATAACCGCGGCCGGCGGGCAGGCCACCGCGGCCGTCTGCGACGTCACCTCGGACGACTCGGTGGCGGAGCTGGCCGAGCGGGCCGGGACGCTGGCCGGGCCGGTGGCGCTGCTGGTCAACAACGCGGGCGGGGCACGCGGCCTGGACCCGATCGAGTCCGGCGACGTCGCCGACTGGCAGTGGATGTACGACGTGAACGTGCTCGGCACGCTGCGGGTGACCCGGGCGCTGCTGCCGGCGCTGGAGTCCTCCGGCGCCGGCACCGTGGTGATGGTCAGCTCGACCGCCGGCCTGATCGTCTACGAGGGAGGCGGCGGTTACGCGGCGGCCAAGCACGCGCAGACCGCGCTCACCGAGACGCTCCGGCTGGAGCTCTGCGGCCGCCCGGTGCGGGTCATCGAGATCGATCCGGGGATGGTGAAGACCGACGAGTTCGGGCTGGTCCGCTTCGACGGCGACGCCGAGCGGGCGGCGGCGGTCTACGCCGGGGTGGCCGAGCCGCTGGTCGCCGAGGACGTGGCCGACTGCATCGCCTGGTGCGCGACCCGGCCGCAGCACGTGAACGTGGATCGGCTGGTGGTCCGGCCGCTGGCCCAGGCCGCCCAGCACAAGGTGCACCGGGTCAGCGACCCGGCGGCCACCGGGTGA
- a CDS encoding class I SAM-dependent methyltransferase, translating into MPAGRPVGAVTRGTTNPNRLRRVDNWIAATCGPALRDAADPLVIDLGYGATPITAVELRARLAAAVRPDLRVVGLEIDPVRVAAAAPAADPPWLTFGRGGFELAGLRPALVRACNVLRQYDEWAVPDAWRTMAAALAPGGLIVEGTCDELGRLASWLLLDRDGPRSLTLAAKLSTLDRPATLAERLPKALIHHNVPGTGVHALLRALDDGWAAAAPYAPFGPRQRWRHAVAAVRAAGWPVLDRPARWRLGELTVAWSAVAPPT; encoded by the coding sequence GTGCCCGCCGGCCGGCCCGTCGGGGCGGTGACCCGGGGCACCACGAATCCGAACCGGCTGCGCCGGGTGGACAACTGGATCGCGGCGACGTGTGGCCCCGCGCTGCGCGACGCGGCCGACCCGCTGGTGATCGACCTCGGCTACGGCGCCACCCCGATCACCGCCGTCGAGCTGCGCGCCCGGCTGGCCGCCGCGGTCCGGCCGGACCTGCGGGTGGTCGGCCTGGAGATCGATCCGGTACGGGTGGCCGCCGCCGCGCCGGCCGCCGACCCGCCCTGGTTGACCTTCGGCCGGGGCGGCTTCGAGCTGGCCGGCCTGCGCCCCGCCCTGGTGCGGGCCTGCAACGTGCTGCGCCAGTACGACGAGTGGGCGGTGCCGGACGCCTGGCGGACGATGGCCGCCGCGCTGGCCCCCGGCGGGCTGATCGTGGAGGGCACCTGCGACGAGTTGGGCCGGCTGGCGAGCTGGCTGCTGCTGGACCGGGACGGTCCCCGGTCGCTGACGCTGGCCGCGAAGCTGTCCACCCTCGACCGGCCGGCGACGCTTGCTGAGCGGCTGCCGAAGGCGCTGATCCACCACAACGTGCCCGGCACCGGCGTACACGCCCTGCTGCGGGCGTTGGACGACGGGTGGGCGGCGGCCGCCCCGTACGCGCCGTTCGGCCCCCGGCAGCGGTGGCGACACGCGGTGGCGGCGGTCCGCGCGGCCGGCTGGCCGGTACTGGACCGGCCGGCCCGCTGGCGGCTCGGCGAGCTGACCGTGGCCTGGTCAGCGGTGGCCCCACCGACCTGA
- a CDS encoding UDP-N-acetylmuramate dehydrogenase: MRDVSAQPTTATDPARPDLLARYTTLRLGGAPYRLAVANYRDEIVQNIREAERRGDPMLILAGGSNVVIGDAGFPGTALLIRSRGSQVVAEDDTTVTLRVEAGEPWDDLVATTVEAGWSGVECLSGIPGSAGATPIQNVGAYGQEVAETVVSVQVYDRVHGEIGQLPAGDCGFAYRSSVFRHSDRWAVLAVDFRLARSPLSAPVRYAELARALGVEVGDRVPLADARAAVRALRAGKGMVLDPADPDTRSVGSFFTNPVLDETGYRLLRDRAADLGDPPHWPGPGGTVKISAAWLIEKAGFRKGHRGAEGVAISSKHTLALTNPGTGSTAALLGLARQIRDGVHDRFGVPLHPEPVLVNCTI; encoded by the coding sequence GTGCGAGACGTTAGTGCCCAGCCGACAACCGCGACAGACCCGGCCCGCCCGGACCTGTTGGCGAGGTACACCACCCTGCGTCTCGGTGGGGCACCCTACCGACTGGCGGTGGCGAACTACCGGGACGAAATAGTACAAAACATACGGGAAGCGGAGCGTCGGGGTGACCCAATGCTCATTCTCGCGGGTGGCAGCAACGTGGTGATCGGCGACGCCGGCTTCCCCGGCACCGCCCTGCTGATCCGCTCCCGGGGCTCCCAGGTGGTGGCCGAGGACGACACCACGGTCACCCTGCGGGTCGAGGCGGGCGAGCCGTGGGACGACCTGGTGGCGACCACCGTCGAGGCGGGCTGGTCCGGCGTCGAATGCCTCTCCGGCATCCCGGGCTCGGCCGGCGCCACCCCGATCCAGAACGTCGGCGCGTACGGCCAGGAGGTTGCCGAGACGGTCGTCTCGGTGCAGGTCTACGACCGGGTGCACGGCGAGATCGGGCAGCTCCCGGCCGGCGACTGCGGCTTCGCGTACCGGTCCAGCGTCTTCCGGCACAGCGACCGGTGGGCCGTGCTCGCGGTCGACTTCCGGCTGGCCCGCTCCCCGCTCTCCGCCCCGGTCCGCTACGCCGAGCTGGCCCGGGCCCTCGGCGTCGAGGTAGGCGACCGGGTGCCGCTGGCCGACGCCCGGGCCGCCGTCCGCGCCCTGCGGGCCGGCAAGGGCATGGTGCTCGACCCGGCCGACCCGGACACCCGCTCGGTCGGCTCGTTCTTCACCAACCCCGTCCTGGACGAGACGGGCTACCGGTTGCTGCGCGACCGGGCGGCCGACCTCGGCGACCCGCCGCACTGGCCCGGACCCGGCGGCACCGTCAAGATCAGCGCTGCCTGGCTGATCGAGAAGGCGGGTTTCCGCAAGGGTCACCGGGGCGCCGAGGGGGTCGCCATCTCCAGCAAGCACACACTGGCCCTGACCAACCCCGGCACCGGCTCGACCGCCGCCCTGCTCGGGCTGGCCCGGCAGATCCGCGACGGCGTACACGACCGGTTCGGCGTCCCGCTGCATCCGGAGCCGGTCCTGGTGAACTGCACGATCTGA
- a CDS encoding maleylpyruvate isomerase N-terminal domain-containing protein — translation MSRPHGTKDFWISALRAEGPAFADAVSQAPPDTPILSCPEWTMTDLVHHLGSVYGWVRGVLDRDDTEPPAPRSQPTDLPTGTAALDWWRTEFDALMAALESVDPEATRWNWAPQPNKAIFWHRRMAHETAIHRWDAQMATAAGGPVEMKLAIDGVSEVLDTWLPGGRRLSREPLHGVVQLVAADAGQEWYLRLRGEGIALLDTDTILDDDDHHARVHATGTASDLLLALWGRIGFDVLDVTGDATLLAGLRAR, via the coding sequence ATGAGCAGACCGCACGGGACGAAGGACTTCTGGATCAGCGCGCTCCGCGCCGAGGGTCCGGCCTTCGCGGACGCGGTTTCCCAGGCTCCCCCGGACACCCCGATCCTCTCCTGTCCCGAGTGGACCATGACCGACCTGGTCCATCACCTCGGCTCGGTGTACGGCTGGGTCCGCGGCGTGCTGGACCGAGACGACACCGAGCCACCCGCACCGCGCTCCCAGCCGACCGACCTGCCGACCGGGACGGCCGCCCTCGACTGGTGGCGCACCGAGTTCGACGCGTTGATGGCGGCGCTGGAGTCGGTGGACCCGGAAGCGACCCGGTGGAACTGGGCGCCGCAGCCGAACAAGGCAATCTTCTGGCACCGCCGGATGGCCCACGAGACGGCGATTCACCGGTGGGACGCGCAGATGGCCACCGCAGCGGGCGGTCCGGTCGAGATGAAGCTGGCCATCGACGGGGTCAGCGAGGTGCTCGACACCTGGCTGCCGGGCGGCCGGCGACTCTCCCGGGAGCCGCTGCACGGAGTGGTCCAACTGGTCGCGGCCGACGCCGGCCAGGAGTGGTATCTGCGGCTGCGCGGCGAGGGCATCGCGCTGCTGGACACCGATACGATCCTGGACGACGACGACCACCACGCCCGGGTGCACGCCACCGGTACGGCAAGCGATCTGCTGCTGGCGCTCTGGGGCCGGATCGGCTTCGACGTGCTGGACGTGACCGGCGACGCCACCCTGCTGGCCGGCCTGCGCGCCCGCTGA
- a CDS encoding ABC transporter substrate-binding protein — MGVNPRRRRLVATAVAAVGVLLAATACGGGDDAGEDGTITLTVDVFGQFGYEELYKEYMAANPDVKIVERGTGSNLDEYSPKLTQWLAAGKGAGDIVAIEEGLLVEYKANPGNFVNLLDHGAAELQGNFMEWKWNQGLTADGSQLIGLGTDVGGMAMCYRSDLFAKAGLPTDREEVSKLWPTWADYIATGERFKAADTGASFLDAATNTFNTIVLQTAGNAGGYHYYDTSDNLVVDSNPAVRQAWDITMDIIDSGLSGKYGAWSEEWVAAFKQAKFATIACPAWMTGVIEGNAGADAAGKWDIATVPGNGGNWGGSFLAVPKQSEHQAEAAALAKFLTSTEGQIGAFKAKGPLPSSPQALDDPAVADSTNAYFNNAPVGQIFGSGAKNLKPVYMGPKNQAVRTEVENAVRTVELGQRSPDEGWADAVGNAKKAAEK, encoded by the coding sequence ATGGGCGTCAACCCGCGCCGTCGCCGACTCGTCGCCACCGCCGTCGCAGCCGTCGGCGTGCTGCTCGCCGCCACCGCCTGCGGTGGCGGCGACGATGCCGGCGAGGACGGCACGATCACCCTGACCGTCGACGTCTTCGGCCAGTTCGGCTACGAAGAGCTTTACAAGGAATACATGGCCGCCAACCCCGACGTGAAGATCGTCGAGCGGGGCACCGGCAGCAACCTGGACGAGTACTCCCCCAAGCTGACCCAGTGGCTGGCCGCCGGCAAGGGCGCCGGCGACATCGTCGCCATCGAGGAAGGACTGCTCGTCGAGTACAAGGCCAACCCCGGCAACTTCGTCAACCTCCTCGACCACGGCGCCGCCGAACTCCAGGGCAACTTCATGGAGTGGAAGTGGAACCAGGGGCTGACCGCCGACGGCAGCCAGCTCATCGGGCTCGGCACCGACGTCGGCGGAATGGCGATGTGCTACCGCAGCGACCTGTTCGCCAAGGCCGGCCTGCCGACCGACCGGGAGGAGGTCAGCAAGCTCTGGCCGACCTGGGCCGACTACATCGCCACCGGTGAGCGGTTCAAGGCCGCCGACACCGGCGCGTCGTTCCTCGACGCGGCCACCAACACCTTCAACACCATCGTGCTGCAGACCGCCGGCAACGCGGGCGGCTACCACTACTACGACACCAGCGACAACCTGGTCGTCGACAGCAACCCGGCCGTCCGGCAGGCCTGGGACATCACCATGGACATCATCGACTCCGGCCTGTCCGGCAAGTACGGCGCCTGGTCGGAGGAGTGGGTGGCCGCCTTCAAACAGGCCAAGTTCGCCACCATCGCCTGCCCGGCCTGGATGACCGGCGTGATCGAGGGCAACGCGGGCGCCGACGCGGCCGGCAAGTGGGACATCGCCACCGTGCCCGGCAACGGCGGCAACTGGGGCGGCTCGTTCCTGGCCGTGCCGAAACAGAGCGAGCACCAGGCCGAGGCGGCCGCGCTGGCGAAGTTCCTGACCAGCACCGAAGGGCAGATCGGCGCGTTCAAGGCCAAGGGACCGCTGCCGTCCTCGCCGCAAGCGCTCGACGACCCGGCGGTGGCCGACTCGACGAACGCGTACTTCAACAACGCGCCGGTGGGGCAGATCTTCGGCTCCGGCGCCAAGAACCTCAAGCCGGTCTACATGGGTCCGAAGAACCAGGCCGTCCGCACCGAGGTGGAGAACGCCGTCCGGACCGTCGAACTGGGACAGCGGAGCCCGGACGAGGGCTGGGCCGACGCGGTCGGCAACGCCAAGAAGGCCGCCGAGAAGTAG
- a CDS encoding sugar ABC transporter permease codes for MTVQQELRPRTRAAAPPQKPPRVGFSRLDVKLSPYLFIAPFFVLFAIFGAYPLGYTLWVSLHDWDLLATEHTFVGLDNYSTLLADGDFWNAVVNTLGIFVISTVPQLLLALWLANLLNRRLRGRTLFRMGVLIPNITSTAAVAIIFAQLFSREFGMINWLLDLVGVDAIDWKANRFASWVAISTMVDWRWTGYNALIFLAAMQAIPRDLYESAAIDGAARARQFWSITVPLLRPTIIFCVIISTIGGLQLFTEPLLFNSGTNPIRGGPLRESQTMTMYMFENAFAPNYNFGYGSAVAWMLFALIVVVAIINVLIIRRLGNGSRAGDPSEGR; via the coding sequence ATGACCGTCCAGCAGGAGCTGCGCCCGCGGACCAGAGCGGCGGCGCCCCCGCAGAAGCCGCCCCGGGTCGGGTTCAGCCGCCTCGACGTGAAGCTCTCCCCGTACCTGTTCATCGCTCCGTTCTTCGTTCTTTTCGCGATCTTCGGGGCCTACCCGCTCGGCTACACGCTCTGGGTCTCACTGCACGACTGGGACCTGCTGGCGACCGAACACACCTTCGTCGGCCTCGACAACTACTCGACGCTGCTCGCCGACGGCGACTTCTGGAACGCGGTCGTCAACACCCTCGGCATCTTCGTCATCTCCACGGTGCCGCAACTGCTGCTCGCGCTCTGGCTGGCCAACCTGCTCAACCGGCGGCTACGCGGCCGGACGCTGTTCCGGATGGGGGTGCTGATCCCGAACATCACCTCCACCGCCGCCGTGGCGATCATCTTCGCCCAGCTCTTCAGCCGCGAGTTCGGCATGATCAACTGGCTGCTCGACCTGGTCGGCGTCGACGCCATCGACTGGAAGGCCAACCGGTTCGCCTCCTGGGTGGCCATCTCCACCATGGTCGACTGGCGCTGGACCGGCTACAACGCGCTGATCTTCCTCGCCGCGATGCAGGCCATCCCGCGCGACCTGTACGAGTCGGCGGCCATCGACGGCGCCGCCCGGGCCCGGCAGTTCTGGTCGATCACCGTGCCGCTGCTGCGGCCGACGATCATCTTCTGCGTCATCATCTCCACCATCGGCGGCCTGCAACTCTTCACCGAGCCGCTGCTGTTCAACTCCGGCACCAACCCGATCCGGGGCGGGCCGCTGCGCGAGTCGCAGACCATGACGATGTACATGTTCGAGAACGCGTTCGCCCCGAACTACAACTTCGGGTACGGCTCCGCCGTGGCCTGGATGCTCTTCGCGCTGATCGTCGTCGTGGCCATCATCAACGTCCTGATCATCCGCCGGCTCGGCAACGGCTCACGCGCCGGCGACCCCAGCGAAGGCCGGTGA
- a CDS encoding carbohydrate ABC transporter permease, with the protein MTYLALVAAAVLSIFPIYWMFVVATRSSDTMGQVPPPVTPGGNLPGNIERLFANTDAYFLTGMLNSAIVAGSVTISVVFFSSLAGFAFAKLRFRGRNALLMVIIATMMVPTQLGVIPLYMLMTRLDWNDQLQAVIVPALVTGFGVFMMRQYASQAVSTELIEAARMDGCGTVRIFWHVVLPALRPAAAVLGLLTFMTTWNDFLWPYAVLNDPENPTVQLSLRALSNGYYQDMSQVFTGTALATLPLLAVFVIFGRQIIGGIMEGAVKQ; encoded by the coding sequence CTGACCTACCTCGCCCTGGTCGCCGCCGCGGTGCTGTCGATCTTCCCGATCTACTGGATGTTCGTCGTCGCCACCCGGTCCAGCGACACGATGGGGCAGGTGCCGCCGCCGGTCACCCCCGGCGGCAACCTGCCCGGCAACATCGAACGGCTCTTCGCCAACACCGACGCGTACTTCCTCACCGGCATGCTCAACTCGGCGATCGTGGCCGGCTCGGTCACCATCTCGGTGGTGTTCTTCTCCTCGCTGGCCGGCTTCGCCTTCGCCAAGCTGCGGTTCCGGGGCCGCAACGCGCTGCTGATGGTGATCATCGCGACCATGATGGTGCCCACCCAGCTCGGCGTCATCCCGCTCTACATGCTGATGACCCGGCTGGACTGGAACGACCAGCTCCAGGCCGTCATCGTCCCCGCCCTGGTCACCGGCTTCGGGGTGTTCATGATGCGCCAGTACGCCAGCCAGGCGGTCAGCACCGAGCTGATCGAGGCGGCCAGGATGGACGGCTGCGGCACGGTCCGGATCTTCTGGCACGTGGTGCTGCCGGCGCTGCGGCCGGCCGCCGCCGTACTCGGTCTGCTCACCTTCATGACCACCTGGAACGACTTCCTCTGGCCGTACGCGGTGCTCAACGACCCGGAGAACCCGACCGTGCAACTGAGCCTGCGGGCCCTGTCAAACGGCTACTACCAGGACATGTCGCAGGTCTTCACCGGCACCGCGCTGGCCACCCTGCCGCTACTGGCTGTCTTCGTCATCTTCGGCCGACAGATAATCGGCGGCATCATGGAAGGCGCGGTCAAACAGTGA
- a CDS encoding GH1 family beta-glucosidase — protein MEASVRFPDGFLWGAATAAYQIEGAAHDDGRGPSIWDTFSRTPGKVHAGHTGDVACDHYHRYPQDVALMAELGLQAYRFSVSWPRIQPDGAGPVNPRGLDFYDRLVDALHGRGIDPIVTLYHWDLPQSLEDRGGWPNRETAERFAEYAVAVHARLGDRVGTWTTLNEPWCSAYLGYGNGVHAPGRQDPADTFAAVHHLLLGHGLAGRALRAAGVDTLGITLNPAAVFPADPDSAADLAAAHLVDGLHNRIFYDPLLLGRYPEDVLAHIDRFTDTAFLQDGDEKIINEPLDLLGINYYAPTYVAGRPDAAGGGGAYPGTEGIEFKAPTGPVTDMGWMIEPAGLTRLLERIARDYPPVPLMITENGAAFADKFGGDERDRVPDADRISYLDGHLRAVHEAIARGVDLRGYLVWSLLDNFEWAEGYRKRFGIIHVDYQTQRRVPKDSALWYQDVIRRNGL, from the coding sequence TTGGAGGCGAGCGTGCGGTTCCCGGACGGATTCCTGTGGGGCGCGGCCACCGCCGCGTACCAGATCGAGGGCGCGGCCCACGACGACGGTCGCGGCCCGTCGATCTGGGACACCTTCAGCCGTACGCCGGGAAAGGTGCACGCCGGCCACACCGGCGACGTCGCCTGCGACCACTACCACCGGTACCCGCAGGACGTGGCGCTGATGGCCGAGCTGGGGCTGCAGGCGTACCGGTTCTCGGTGTCCTGGCCCCGGATCCAGCCGGACGGCGCCGGCCCGGTCAACCCGCGCGGGCTGGACTTCTACGACCGGCTGGTGGACGCGCTGCACGGCCGCGGCATCGACCCGATCGTCACGCTCTACCACTGGGACCTGCCGCAGAGCCTGGAGGACCGGGGCGGCTGGCCCAACCGGGAGACCGCCGAACGGTTCGCCGAGTACGCGGTCGCGGTGCACGCCCGGCTCGGCGACCGGGTCGGCACCTGGACCACGCTCAACGAACCGTGGTGCTCGGCGTACCTGGGCTACGGCAACGGGGTGCACGCGCCCGGCCGGCAGGACCCGGCGGACACCTTCGCCGCCGTACACCACCTGCTGCTCGGCCACGGGCTGGCCGGGCGGGCGCTGCGGGCGGCCGGGGTGGACACGCTGGGGATCACGCTCAACCCGGCGGCGGTCTTCCCCGCCGACCCGGACAGCGCCGCCGACCTGGCCGCCGCGCACCTCGTCGACGGCCTGCACAACCGGATCTTCTACGACCCGCTGCTGCTCGGCCGCTACCCCGAGGACGTGCTGGCGCACATCGACCGGTTCACCGACACCGCCTTTCTGCAGGACGGCGACGAGAAGATCATCAACGAGCCGCTGGACCTGCTCGGCATCAACTACTACGCGCCGACCTACGTCGCCGGGCGACCGGACGCGGCCGGCGGCGGTGGGGCGTACCCGGGCACCGAGGGGATCGAGTTCAAGGCCCCCACCGGCCCGGTCACCGACATGGGCTGGATGATCGAGCCGGCCGGGCTGACCCGGCTGCTGGAACGGATCGCCCGCGACTACCCACCGGTACCGCTGATGATCACCGAGAACGGTGCCGCGTTCGCCGACAAGTTCGGCGGCGACGAACGGGACCGGGTCCCCGACGCCGACCGGATCAGCTACCTCGACGGCCACCTGCGGGCCGTGCACGAGGCGATCGCCCGGGGGGTCGACCTGCGCGGCTATCTCGTATGGTCGTTGCTTGACAACTTCGAATGGGCCGAGGGCTACCGCAAGCGGTTCGGGATCATCCACGTCGACTACCAGACCCAGCGACGGGTGCCCAAGGACAGCGCACTGTGGTACCAGGACGTGATACGCCGTAACGGTCTGTAA
- a CDS encoding LacI family DNA-binding transcriptional regulator — MTAARERPTLEAVARRAGVSRATVSRVVNGSTTVAEPIQEAVRRAVQELGYVPNLAARSLVTQRTDSVALVLPEAATRVFSDDQWFPGIIRGVSQELEAADKQLVLMLAESTASHDRVERYAMGRHVDGVLFASLHGSDPLPGTLARLGIPVVVGGRPLGRAPVPVSYIDVDHIGGVTRAVRHLLDSGRRRIATIAGPQDMVAGIERLAGYRAELQDSSRRSIVAVGDFTRESGALAMRQLLADDPELDAVFVASDLMAHGALRTLREAGRRVPDDVAVIGFDDIEIARYTDPPLTTVRQPILQIGREMTRQLLRLAAGEQIEPALILPTDLIVRESA, encoded by the coding sequence ATGACGGCGGCACGGGAGCGACCCACGCTGGAGGCGGTGGCACGCCGTGCCGGCGTGTCCCGGGCCACCGTCTCCCGGGTGGTGAACGGCTCGACCACGGTCGCCGAGCCGATCCAGGAGGCGGTCCGCCGGGCCGTCCAGGAACTCGGGTACGTGCCGAACCTGGCCGCCCGCAGCCTGGTCACCCAGCGGACCGACTCGGTGGCGCTGGTGCTGCCCGAGGCCGCCACCCGGGTCTTCTCCGACGACCAGTGGTTTCCCGGCATCATCCGCGGCGTCAGCCAGGAGTTGGAGGCCGCCGACAAGCAGCTGGTGCTGATGCTGGCCGAGTCGACCGCCAGCCACGACCGGGTCGAGCGGTACGCCATGGGCCGGCACGTCGACGGCGTACTCTTCGCCTCGCTGCACGGCAGCGACCCGCTGCCCGGCACGCTGGCCCGGCTCGGCATCCCGGTCGTGGTGGGTGGCCGCCCGCTCGGCCGGGCCCCGGTGCCGGTGTCGTACATCGACGTCGACCACATCGGCGGGGTGACCCGGGCGGTCCGGCACCTGCTCGACTCGGGGCGGCGGCGGATCGCCACCATCGCCGGCCCGCAGGACATGGTCGCCGGCATCGAACGGCTGGCCGGTTACCGGGCCGAGCTGCAGGACTCCAGCCGCCGGTCGATCGTGGCGGTCGGCGACTTCACCCGGGAGTCCGGGGCGCTGGCCATGCGGCAACTGCTCGCCGACGACCCGGAGCTGGACGCGGTCTTCGTCGCCTCCGACCTGATGGCGCACGGCGCGCTGCGCACGCTGCGCGAGGCCGGCCGGCGGGTGCCCGACGACGTGGCGGTGATCGGCTTCGACGATATCGAGATCGCCCGCTACACCGATCCGCCGCTGACCACCGTGCGCCAGCCGATCCTGCAGATCGGCCGGGAGATGACCCGGCAACTGCTCCGGCTGGCGGCCGGCGAACAGATCGAACCGGCCCTGATCCTCCCGACCGACCTGATCGTCCGCGAGTCGGCCTGA